Below is a window of Impatiens glandulifera chromosome 2, dImpGla2.1, whole genome shotgun sequence DNA.
aagttcgaaatttacaaataacatttttaattttatttttaaccgttttaaattatggacgggtcaacccacaatccgacccaagtatctatttactctcacataaatattcaaattaaccacagctctcgaccggcaatccgaacactttaaaaattaaaaatcaattatatatagagagagattagtatgcaaaatattatgaatttacttttttaagaaactcttaagattatttaaatttaatttatttttttactgtACATTGGTAAGAAAACGAGGGTTTTGTCATAAGATTCAAGTTTAAGGTTTTATCACAAAATAAGCCAATCTTGATTTAGTTATGCCTTAGTCTCTTCACATGTAATGAGATTCGTGGATCAATTAGACAAGATATTCCAACACAAAAATGAAACTTCCACCTCCATCAAATgaaccatttaaatttaataaagtaaaaaaaaaaattaaacaaatctCAACCAATCATAATTCTCCAGAGCAATTCTAGAAATGGAACCTTACACTATTTGATCTCTTAGGATGTTAGATTTTCTCAAGTATTGTATTTTTAGAAATGAGTACctccattttatttatttaaaacgttttaaagtaaaaattcaactcaaaaagtttaatttattaatttgtagttATTCTAgtgaaattgttaaaaaaaaatataaattgattacCCTTATAAAATGTCAATTTTCAGAAAATAACTATTCCTTTAGTTTCTTTTTATGTGCTCTTTTCATTATATGGTGTTGTTTTAgtactattttgtttttgtctttGTTGTTGgatgattatttattatttttcttcacatttaaaaaaaataaattaatttgtagaaaACCCACTATTCCATCATCACACATTTTCAATATTGAAAAGGTCAACTAAGAAAatgttgttttatttgttttaacattttaaaacattaaattaacaatatttttatcatttaaatgaAGACTTTGTTGATATGAGTCATTTGTAATTATCTTCGATCCAatctataatcaaatatttataacattatttaaattatcaacaaaattttaaacattaaactaacaatatttttatcatttaaattaagaCTTTGTTGATATGAGTCATTTGTAATTATCTTCGATCCAatctataatcaaatatttataacattatttaaattatcaacaaaattttaaacattaaactaacaatattttttatcatttaaattaagaCTTTGTTGATATGAGTCATTTGTAATTATCTTCTATACAatctataatcaaatatttataacattatttaaattatcaacaaAATTTCAAGTTTCTAATTAGATATGCAAAGATTGATTCATCTCCATTAATATTCTTttctaataaaaacattttgatCATGTAATCTTTTTCCAAGTCAAACAACCCCAAACTACGTGGAAATCTAGCTAAGTTTgtgcaaataaaaaaatatatttttaatttatttaaaattcatttttaaatattaattttgataaaataatatttttaaatatattttaatacccATTCAAACTCAATTAGACTTGTCTAGTGTCTCTAAACCAGCCCAATATAATTACAATTGAATTAAGATTTAGTAATAACttgttatgaataaataaattgaatcaaacaagaataataaatttgatttttttttttgaaaagattatatttattaaaaataaagaaaacagTTCATAAACGAAAATACATTACatgaaaataacatataaatttaaaaaatttaagcaTATCAATGAGAAGAATACTATAAatctatattaataaataaactcgGCATCCAAATCATATTTGAGTCAGTTTTAAAGAATTCTAAAGgcacaatttatattatatatatatatataatttatatgctaaaaattaaataaactgaatgatataaataattaggAAAACCGAATAATTAAGTAGAATCAAACTGAACATATAAAAAGATGTACAGACAATCAAACAAAAGCAAGctttcctttatttttattttttattttttattttttccaaaaaaagtaaaataacgCTTTCCTATCTTTTACCAaacttttttactttatttatttattaataaaaaaatatatatttttacttttataaaatttaagagagagaaagaaagaatgcTAGACAAGTTGCTATCATGCGCCACATGGTGTCCCTTTCTCTTACTATCTCCATCATCATTAtactaaaaaacaattattatttaaaaataaaaaacaaatatattatttaaaaataaaaaaaattacaattcttCGGCGATTAATCgtatctctttctctctcctcttccaaatatatataaaaaggtgTCTACGGCTTTCTTTTTTCCTTTCAGAGCACTTTTAAGTTTTATCCATCTCTTTCTCTACGGCTGCTGAAGTAACTGACCGGAAAACCGTCTCCGTTTACTGCACCGCTTAAGATCTTAGAACTCAGATCTGATATTCTCTTTCCGGTAGGTTCTTCTTTGTTGCGGTTTGGATTCCTGATCGTTCAGTTTCGTTGTTCCTTCGTCTATATGGAGGAGTAAGTCACTGATTACATATATTCTTTGTTTTTACTTGTATTTTGTAGTTATTTTTGAGATCTCGGAGCTCATTTCAGGTTCAGTTTTATTGTACTTGTAGGTTTGTAGCTTGTATATATGAAATGAATCGATTCATGCATCTAAAAGATCTTCGTGTATGAGATATTGACggttattgattttgatattgttttatttgaaaattgcgACGGTTATACCGTCTTAAGTGTTTGATTCTAGATTCAATAGTTGAAGTAGAGACGGAATCTGATTTAGGAGTAAGTCATTGATtagatttcttctttcttctttgtttttacTTGTATTTGTAGTTAATTGTGAGATCTCGGAGCTCCTTTCAGGTTCGGTTTTGTTGTTCTTGTAGGCTTGTAGCTTGTATATATGAAATGAATCGATTCATGCATCTAAACTATCTTCGTGTATCTGCTTTACTCGTTAATGGAGATATTGACGGTTATAGGTCTCTCAAGTGTTTGATTCTAGATTCAATAGTTGAAGTAGAGATGAAATCTTCTTTTGAATCTGAGTTAGGATTGTGTTTTATGCATCTAACAACTCTGTTATAATCATATCTTTTAACAATGGAAGAAGAACTTGACGTATTACATGGATTGTGATGGTCAGATGAGCTAAGCAGATGTTATTGGCATTGGAAGGAGGGGGATTcttctcttcatcatcttctggATACAGAAAAGGTTTGTCAGTTCTTTTACTAGGCAGGAAGAGGAAGAACGAAGAGGAGAAGCTCATGAGAGTTTCTCCGTGGAATCATAATTACCAGTTGGTGGACGATCGAGAAGCTGAATCTGATCTCCAACTGGCTTCTAAGAAGAACAGGAGGTTTGTCCGCGGCTGCACCTCCTTTGTTTGTTTTGGTCGCACTGCCGCAGGACTTGAGAGCCCTAATTCTCTAAAAGTTGGTCCTACAAAACAGAAGGAGGACATCGTTTCAGAACCACCTCCTGTACAAACTAaagatgttgttgttgttgttggtagtgaagaagaagatgcttTAACAAAGCCTTGTCTAAAAAGTAGCTTGAAGAGACCTGTTACTGGTGCTGGAACTGATCAGCATGAAGAAGCTTTGGACTTGAGGCataatgaaaagagaaaagtTCAATGGACTGATGCATCTGGAGGAGAGCTTGCAGAGATTCGCGAATTCGAGCTTAGGTAAATCATGCCTTTTCATTTCCTTTACTTAGTTTTagcaaaaaaataattgggtgTTATACAATCTTCTTAGATTTAGGCATTGTTTtatctagggttatttgaataaccaagagGTTATTTTCAATATCAAACACTTGTtaggttattgaaaattagaaccttatttgatcttgggttattccAAATAATCTTGTTAGATGTAGGTTATCTAAAATCatgttatttgggtaaaaagacatagattgtttaatgaaaaagtaGATTAGTTggggttaaatgattaaaatattttttatatttaatactttaaaatgTCATAAAGGTGTTTTTTAGTTGAtcaattaaatgatttaattgatGATGGGATAAAGAGGTTTTTAACTTTTCACCAAATAAAGCGTTTAggaattattttgatatattacattttagaaaatagaatatattttgatattttagttgataatttgGATAATGTGATCTATCATGTATAAGAGTGTTAGtagaataatttgaaattaatttcaaataatccacgCTAGGGTTGATAATGTGATTCATGAATAGATTGTTGATTGaatattgggttatttgaaattaatcttaTATAACGAACATCATACAACGTCTAGTAGATCATTCGTTTATCTTATTGTGAAAATAATGGTATGGCAGTGATGCGGATGGATCGGATGATGAATTTAACAATGGGCGGGTTAGAAGCTGTTCTTGCACAATAATGTAAGTTAATGCATAGATGTCCAGAAATTAAGACAAAACGCACCCTCAAGTTAGCCGCCTTGAAGCTAGGTTTTGATTTTCTCGAGAATATTTTTTACCAAAAGGTAAGTGGGAAGTGAAAAAAGGGTGGGTGGCCTTAGAAATGTAGAAATAAGGTAGTTGTCACACAATGCACATTTTATTGTGGCCTGGTTTGATCCATTAATTTTTTGTCTATATCAATTTTGTCTTCATTGAAATTATGTTGTTATTGtctatttaggtttattatGTATGCCTTACTTTTGTATACTCTAGAAATCATATATTAGATAACAATATATAGAGTTTTATGGGAATAGGCCAACCATGTAATCTAAACTCTCTATGAAATGGGAGCTCATTGATTTTCTTTGTATTATGTGTGCATGCTTTTAGTAATGATTGATGGTATTAAGAGACTTACTATAGAGAGGTTTAACACTTAGATTAGAGTATGGGTTATGGCAGTTAAGGGTTTAAATTCGATGGGTTTGTACAATTAAATGTACAACAAACCTGTTGAAATCGGTttgaaaaaatctcaaaatcgTTTGTTTCGATTTATTGATCAATTTAGTTTGGTCGGTTAGAAAATCGATTTGATCGGATTCAATGAAATCGGTAAATAATGTAATTATACatcaaatttgttttaaaattttatatcaattatGTATAGTATCTGTAAGGTCTGTTTATTGGCCTTACTTGAGATTAGTCAAAATTCTTAGGTGATAAAAGTGGGTTAGGTTTGAAGGACTTTTagaatttcaaaattaagtttTAGAAGAGGTAGATATTCGTAGCTTCTGAATTCGGGTAACTGTGAAAGCATGGAGTATCATGCTTTGTATTGATGGAATTGTAGAAAACAAAATTCACAAATTTGGCCAATAGAATAgcttgttataaaaaaataattgaaaaaatttctcactgaatatatatatatatatatatatataatttagaatgaatattatataatttcacaTAGTTCCTAAACAACACCTTTTGAAGtatctttcaaataaaaaatcaagcTATTTTagtcattataatattattcacacaaattttgtatcaaattataaattaaaaagtgtatagtagaaaattaaatatatgaaaagaaTCTTCCTATTGTCAATTTAAAATTAGGTCAACTTTCTTCTCATCAAATTTCCTCTTTCTCATCAAAATTAGAATGTCTTCTTTAAGTgatataactttattattaaatgttatatattaatacacaatttttatttttaaaataatattttttttttattttttttttaaagttaaatatatttattagtgtttacaaataaaatttctcaCTTTATTTTTCTGCATCGTTTTTATCGACTACTGTTtgacttaaatttttttctcgttttgtttaattattttaatcgtaaagaataaaaaagtttaatatatcaaaatcattCATTTTCGGTAGAAGAAGAGAATTATAGCTTTGAAAATAGTGAATATGACAAAGAAGAAACTTGGCCACATCTTATCCACAAGAAGATCAATTGAAGACGATAACACAACCACAATGAAATcccccctctctctctctctctctcttcaatcCAAACCAAAtcgaaggagagagaaaaaaatacagTCACAAAATATGTCAGTAACAACTTCAATCCCTAGCATCAGATTCTccccttcatcttcttcttcatcatcatcttcttcccaATCCTCATCCACTCTCAGATTCTCCGTTCCCAAATCCCTAATTTTCACCATCCGTAGTTCTCAAACAGACGGACCTATTCGAAGACCGGTCGCTCCATCTCCACTTAAACCTCCAACGCCTCCATCGCTCACTCCTCCGACGCCTCCATCGCTCACTCCTCCGACGCCTCCGTCATCGCCATCGCCTGCTGTTGCGGCGGCGGTGGTTACAGAGGGAGGTAAGAATGTGATTACTTTGGAATTTCAGAGACAGAAAGCGAAGGAGATTCAAGAGTATTTTAAACAGAAGAAAATTGAAGAAGCTAATCAGGGACCTTTCTTTGGATTCATTGGCAAGAATGAGATTAGTAACGGCAGGTCATTTCTTAATTTGGACTTTTACTATTTGTTTATATGCTTGCTTCAATATTAGGTCATCAATTGTTAAATGACTTTTGGTAGGGTTCATAATTCAACTTCATTGAGATGAAGTTCTTGTTTAGTGctataaaactgaaaattaagggatgaataatgaatttaaatgtcTCAAAACTAGATGTGAATGAAccaaattaaaatagataaatgtaagctgatttaattaaatagactaacctaatttgattaattaggttttagattttttttatctttgtttgAATTAAGTCGTTAGTGGTTTTTAGTTTAATTGGACTTGAATTAAgtgatattaaataataataatccttattaaacttaattcaaataagcacCTATTATTAACTTTAGGCCTGCAAATGATCCACGTGTTTCGGGAGTCGCTTGGTCAAAGTAGGACCATTTTCGAGCCAAACTCATATCAACTTGcttaatattcgagccgaactcaTACCAACTTGcttaatattcgagccgaactcgagctcatataatataattttgatgacTTGTccaatttttttgaattagataatttataatatatttatttttaatattaaaacctaaaatctaaaacaaatatatttttttcacaccCACTATTCAAGGgccatattattatataatatgtctcataagtcaaaaataaaaCCTTAATCCCTAATTTGTCATCcttgttgtattattattataatataatatattttggagATATAATCCGCAAATATAACTacgaaatatatttatattataccaataatataatatatttgtacaaTCTTATCATACATTCTTACatattcttccttcttcaccCTTTCTTTAGTTATTCACAACCCTCTTCCCTTTGTTGTCGCTTCATTTCTTCATATTATTTCTTTCGAGAATCAGCAAACTCAAATTACTCAACCATCTATTTTGTGTCGAAAGTGAAGTATTCTCTTTGATAActattatgaattttatttaagcTTGACTGTCAGCTTGAGCTCGATCGACTTgagaatttaattttagttcaaatttttCGATTCGAGCCAAGCTTATAGGAAATAGTCGAACTCGAGTTCGAGCTAATCTAATAAATACTGAATCGAGTCCGCTAAAGCTCGACTTAACTTAATGATTGCATCCCTAATTAACTTTGATTGGTTGTTAAATCTTTAAATAGTCAAGTggttattttcaatttttttatttaggaagTTAGCACAACTTAACCTTCTACCATCATGACTCTTAACATCAATTTAAGACGTTTTTAGTGGGAATTGAACCCGTGACATCTGATTAGTTGAGTTagtgtttttcaaataatcttgttaTATGTGTTTATTGAAAATTCAGATTATTTGGTTACTAAGACATtagtataatataaaactaatatatatatatatatatatatatatatatatatatatatattttttttttttttttttgttaaagtttgaattatatgataattaatattatatagtaaaccatttgaaattaatctcaaatatcTCATATCAAACAAATCCTAAGTGATAAATTGTGCTATTCAAAATTGTTAGCTTTCTTGGAGAGTAAAAAACCCCGATTAAAGTGAGAGGCAATGGCTAGCTTTGTCTAAggaatatgttttaaaaaataatattaagaaggCTTCACCCAATCCTATTTAAGATTGTGAAATTTGACGCcttcattaacaaataaaagCCAATTAgtatgattaaattaaattctaacATGTTAGAATCGATTTTCAAATTTGCTCATCTACTTCTCTTGTCTTTCCGAGAACACTCGCATTTTGTTTTCTAACAATTGCGTTATATATACATGATGATTGTAATTAGGGAAACAATTACACAAGATTTGATGCAATTAGGTTCCATTGATAATTTCTAGATTTTGACAAAATTTTGGGGCAAGCAAAATTTGAAATGGGGGTCCAATTCTAAATCCATTGTTTTGCTCATTGTGACTTAAAATAAGGGAGTATAACTGAAATTGCAGTTTCAGTACCACTTCAGAAGTGCGATTTTATGATTTCTgtatacataaaaaaaagaaagaattgtATTCAATCTCAATTATGTATACACAACCAAACATATACTTATAAGCACAAACATATATGTTACTCTCCaaattcattataaaattataccCGTTTGGAATAATCACAATCTACATTTATGATCTTGATATGATTCTAGATTTGGGATCATTTGAAAACTGAACATAGTGt
It encodes the following:
- the LOC124923672 gene encoding light-harvesting complex-like protein OHP2, chloroplastic, which encodes MSVTTSIPSIRFSPSSSSSSSSSSQSSSTLRFSVPKSLIFTIRSSQTDGPIRRPVAPSPLKPPTPPSLTPPTPPSLTPPTPPSSPSPAVAAAVVTEGGKNVITLEFQRQKAKEIQEYFKQKKIEEANQGPFFGFIGKNEISNGRWAMFGFAVGLLTEYATGSDFVEQVKLIVSNLGIVDLE
- the LOC124926026 gene encoding uncharacterized protein LOC124926026, with the protein product MLLALEGGGFFSSSSSGYRKGLSVLLLGRKRKNEEEKLMRVSPWNHNYQLVDDREAESDLQLASKKNRRFVRGCTSFVCFGRTAAGLESPNSLKVGPTKQKEDIVSEPPPVQTKDVVVVVGSEEEDALTKPCLKSSLKRPVTGAGTDQHEEALDLRHNEKRKVQWTDASGGELAEIREFELSDADGSDDEFNNGRVRSCSCTIM